In Priestia megaterium NBRC 15308 = ATCC 14581, the following proteins share a genomic window:
- a CDS encoding PLP-dependent aminotransferase family protein, producing MNWRPDRASKKAIYKQIAEYIESCISSGAFPPDSMLPSERTLAAELNVNRSTVVAAYEELQALGIVERKKGSGTRVSSSIWGISRKRIPNWGRYVEDGSFLPNLPLVQRIRSEALRTDFVNLASGELAPSLFPSEDFQRILAGMPFNEHLGYDHPHGNERLRDAIAAHVHEYRKISTDANSILITSGAQQALHLIVQCLLKPGDAVAIEDPSYSYSLPLFQSAGLRTFLLPVDKNGANPEDLVELHKKHRIRMVFLNPYYQNPTGIVLSEARRKRFLELSSEYGIPLIEDDPYSLTAFDGNVHQTLKSMDENGNVLYISSLSKIVASGLRIGWIVGPEQVIQRLADAKQQIDFGHSIFPQWIAYQFLDSPTFSSHIEKLRQELKKQEYALSSSLNELLGSKVSFDSPQGGIHLWCKVNQPVDDYRLLEESLKRGVAFVPGSVLSSQSGAIRFTFGRGEEEVIREGIKRFASALESLE from the coding sequence ATGAACTGGAGACCAGATCGCGCTAGCAAAAAAGCGATTTATAAACAAATTGCAGAATATATTGAAAGCTGTATTTCATCGGGAGCGTTTCCGCCGGATTCTATGCTGCCATCAGAACGAACGCTTGCTGCTGAGCTAAACGTGAACAGAAGCACGGTAGTAGCTGCTTATGAAGAACTGCAGGCACTTGGAATCGTAGAACGTAAAAAAGGAAGCGGCACGCGAGTTAGTTCGAGCATCTGGGGGATTTCCCGTAAACGTATTCCAAACTGGGGGAGATATGTAGAAGACGGTTCATTTTTGCCTAATTTACCGCTCGTACAGCGAATAAGAAGCGAAGCTTTGCGAACAGATTTTGTAAACTTAGCCAGCGGAGAATTAGCTCCTAGCTTATTTCCAAGTGAAGATTTTCAGCGAATATTAGCGGGCATGCCGTTTAATGAGCATTTAGGCTATGATCATCCTCACGGCAATGAACGTCTGCGTGACGCTATTGCTGCTCATGTTCATGAGTACCGAAAAATCTCCACCGATGCTAATTCCATTTTAATTACATCAGGTGCACAGCAAGCACTTCATTTGATTGTTCAGTGTTTGTTAAAACCAGGAGATGCAGTAGCGATTGAAGATCCGTCCTATAGCTATTCACTGCCGCTTTTTCAATCAGCAGGTTTACGAACGTTTTTGCTGCCTGTAGATAAAAATGGAGCCAACCCGGAGGACTTAGTAGAATTACATAAAAAGCATCGTATTCGTATGGTTTTTTTAAATCCGTATTATCAAAACCCGACCGGTATTGTGTTATCAGAAGCACGCCGAAAGCGGTTTTTAGAGCTGTCTTCAGAATACGGCATTCCGCTTATTGAAGATGATCCTTATTCACTCACGGCATTTGACGGAAATGTACATCAAACGCTGAAATCGATGGACGAGAACGGAAATGTCCTCTATATCAGCTCGCTTTCTAAAATCGTGGCATCGGGTCTTCGAATTGGCTGGATAGTAGGGCCAGAGCAAGTGATTCAGCGCCTGGCAGACGCTAAGCAGCAAATTGACTTTGGTCACAGCATCTTTCCGCAGTGGATTGCTTATCAATTCTTAGATTCTCCTACGTTTTCTTCGCATATTGAAAAGCTTAGACAAGAGCTCAAAAAGCAAGAGTATGCCCTGTCGTCGAGTCTGAACGAATTGCTCGGATCAAAAGTATCTTTTGATTCACCTCAAGGCGGAATTCACTTATGGTGCAAAGTGAATCAGCCGGTCGATGACTATCGTCTACTGGAAGAATCGCTTAAAAGGGGTGTGGCTTTTGTACCAGGAAGCGTGCTGAGTTCTCAAAGCGGAGCTATTCGCTTTACGTTTGGCAGAGGGGAAGAAGAGGTTATTCGAGAAGGAATCAAACGATTTGCGAGCGCCCTAGAGAGTCTGGAATAG